The region GTAGGCACCAGGGTGGTCTGATACTACAATGAGCTTCACGTCAGTTAGCTCATCGGGTCCACCACCTGCAACTGCTTCTTTGCAGGATAGTGGACACTTTTTGCAACTTCGGTCAAAAGAAATGAGAGGGTGCTTGTCGGAACCCAGTTCATACGCAGTTGGTAAACTTATCATTGGTGTGGTTCTAAATCTAGCGTTGGAATCTCACCGGGCACAACTGACCGATGAACTTTTTTAATAACAAATTGCTGCCCACTCTCGTCTTCTAAGACATCTCCTTCTTTAAGAGTCCAGATTCTCGAAGACCAGGGCAGCTCGATCGGATAAGTTAACTCATGTCGTTTGTTCTTATTTCGAGCCACTACTATTCCGCCACATCAAGTTGGTCACTAACTTTCTCAGCATGACGGACAACTACAAAGCTTTGTAATTGTAATGCGTCTGCTTCTTCAAAAGATTGCATAGCTAGTAACCAGCTCTTATTCCCTGAAGCACGTTGCGTTGACTTTTGGGTTAGTACCAAAGCACTTGACGCAAGGTTTGTAAATTTGAAATAACTTTGAAAACTGCGGAGGATGGAAACAAATGCCTGAGCATTGATTAAAACAGGTGCCCATTCTTCGCTAATAACGGATGGGTCTATGTGAACGAAAGCTCGTTCTTTACCTTTCACGTCTGAAGCTTGGAGAATTACCAAGTGTGGTTTTTGCTCAACAAGTACAAGTTCCTGTTGTAGCTCCGTTTCATCTGGCAACTGCAAAGTGACAGACGTTAATAAGTCTTGCAGGGCAACCAGCCTATTACTTTCTTCTTTTACTCTGGGGTCGTTACCAAACAGTGCATAATTCATGAGTGTCCTATCTTCTGGGTCAACACACTTAAGGGACACTCTCCCACGATCGCCTTGAAAAGTTACCCAGTCTTCACCGTCTATTTGGTCTAAGTAAATCTCAACTGGAGCTTCCAAACTAAGCTTGATTAAACGCTTCATGTGCCGTCCTTCAACAGCAAACTTGTTTTCTACAAGCTCACTACCAGGGATAGTCACACCCAAATAACACATATAGGATGCTTTATGGTTAGCTACTCCTAAAATCTTATCCGGTTGGATGTCTAGAAAGACTGTGCGACCTACAATATCACTGCCGGGTTTTTCATTAAAGTCTGCGAACTTTTGGAGTAAACTTACCCAATTAGAAAAATCTTTTGCTAAAACTTTTCCTATTAAATTCGAAGCTTCGAAGACTTCTCCAAAGTCAGAAAGGGTTCCGCCATATTGACGAACAGCTAACCTCCCCCTTTCTTTCTCTCCAGTTTGTGTAACAGCATAGTCTACTAAAAGGTTTAAAGTTCCTCTATTAACTCTTAGCGTAAGACTACCAACTCCAGCCTTGTGTAACTTACCAAGTTTAGACTTTAACTCTGTTTGGTCAATTAAATAAACAATTCCAGGCTCTCCCCCAGCATCACTATCTTGGTGTACATGATACCGCTGGACGATCGCTTTATTTGGTTCTTTAGTCGTAGCAACAGTTAAGTTGTGCTCTACCTGTTCGAGTAGAACACAACTGTGTGCAGACAAAGCTTCGGTTGTAGCAGCGCAGTAAACTTGCTCAAACAATAGCTTGAGCATAGTAGCTTTTTCAAAGCGTATAGTCATAGTTGTTCATCATTAGCGTCTCCAAAGTCTTCATCTAGCCACTCTTCATCAAGGTGTTTACTGTTGTTAAAAGCAACTGCTGCAGTAGATTGGGCTTGTTGCAGTGGACCTTCAATATCTGCGTTTAATCTCCGCACCAAATTTAGGAACTGGTTCTGACTTGATAAATGCCAAGGTTCTAATCGTGTGTTATAGATTAATCGTATTGCTGGGTCAATAAGATCACTATAGATACTGACAGTCCCTTCCGTAGCAAGTAGATTCAATATCCCAACTGAACTAATTACAAATTCTAAAACAGCCTGACTGACCGTTCCGTTATCACCCACTCGAATATTAACTGCTCCCATGTTCATCAACAACCAATAAGTTATTGATTTGTTGGCAGACAGCTTTGGTTGAATAATAAAAATAAGGGACTGTCTAAAGTGGACTGTCAAGTACGGTAAACGACACTGGTCGTCGATGATAGCTGCTCGAATTTCGGTAGGCGTTACCTCTAATCCAGTTCGTACCAAAGATTTTACAAAAAGGTGGCTGTCTAGCCACCTACGGACGTTTGCTAGTTTCCGAACAATTCGGATTCTTTGCCTTGTTTCGTTTTTATCCACGATTGAAAACCTCCGAGGATAGGGTTATCCACAATGATTTGGAGGCTGCGGCTTGTTTCAGTTCGAAAGCAATCCGGTGAATTCTAGGAAGAATTTCTCGCGCTTCTTTCTGTAGTTCTTCCAAACTCATCTGATCATCAAACTGAACCTCTACGATCCCTAGCTCTTTATCTCTGTCCAACATTAAGAAGCATATGTTGTGAGATACACCCATTGCTTGCATTAACTGAGAATGCAGGTCAGGGGTACTGTTAAGTGCACGGTAGATGTAAGGTATCTGATTTTTAGGATCGGCTTTTTGAAGTTCGTCCAGCTCTTCTAATAAAGTGGCAATTACAGAAATAGGACTGTCCTTTATCTCTTTTACTAAAGCGAACCCAGCATGTGCATATTGGTTTGTAACCGAAACTCGCTGGAAGTGTCTACCGCTAGTCAATTTAGTTCCATTGTGAAACTCATACAGTAATATCCTGCAAGCATTTGTTTTACCAACACACTCAGCGAGTATGTGCTGTAGATTCAAGTCATGTTTGTAAGAACGTTTACTTACAATTCTATGCATCCATCTCACTAACTGTACGGAGATAAACTGCCGCCAAATTGCAACTGCCAGCAGAATACCCATGATAACCACCTCAGAACTTATATCAAACGAAATGGTTTTAGTAGGTATATTTTCTAAGGTGGGTTCTTGAGTTTGATGGGTTTGAGACATAATCCGAAAAATAAACTATCTCAGTTTGACAGATTTATTAACTGTTCGAGTGCTGAGATATTTACTTGTGTTATCCGAGTGATTTATATCACAAAGACTATTTAGACCACATTTTAGAAATAGCAGCTTCAGCCCGTCCACTCCATTCGTTGTTAAAAGTTTCTGCTTGGGCTTTTTCCATTAGACTCTTACAAATATTTCCCCAATGCTTTGCCTCTTCATTAGGTTCATAATACGGTTTGAAAATACCGTTTTTAATAATGCATTTATCTTCAACAAGAACTACATCACCGGGAACACAGCAAACTAGTTCGTCATGGACCAGCATACAAATTTTTGCGTCTGTCCCTAAGAACTCATCATATACGTAATCCATTGAGAGCTTAATTTGTGTAGAACCATATCCTTGAATTTGAAAGTTGACTCCAGACCTAGCAGGGCTGGCACCCGCTTGTTTGCTGTTATCTTCTGCCACCCATCTCAACCTTCCGTCACGATTTCTACTCCATCCACGAACGGTGCAAAGATGTCCAATTTCCTTCGCCCACTTGTGAAATCCTGGATACGTTTGCTCGTGACGTTTGATCCAATCAGCGCAAAGTTCTTCTTTGACGTGGTAAAGGTCGGACATTGCCTTTGATGTCTGACCGTATATGATCACTTAGCCCCTAATTACTTAGGGAGTAGACTATACCTTAGTTGTTGTTTTGTGAAAAACAGAACAACAACTCCTGCCGTATTACCCATTTTTGAGTCTCAGAGTCACCTTATCCACTGGACTTAGGCTATCTTCAGTCGTTACACCATTCGATCATATTTCTAAGATCCCTGGCTCGGTATTGCCGCTCGTATGAGTACGGTTTCACCGAATTGAGCAGGTTTTACTTCGGCTATCACTTAACCGAAATTTACTCGCTTTGCATAGTCGCGAGGTTTTCCCTTCTGAGTAATTAAACTCTCATTCTTAGCAATATCTACCCACTCGTGCCGTTGCTTTCCTACAAATAAATGTGGAAAGCAACAACCCATGCAAGTTAGAGTATGCAAGTCTGCGTCCGGGTTTGGATAAAATACTTGCTTGCCGTCTTTGACTACCTGTTTTCCATCCAGGTCTAACAAAGGTAAGGTTTCTTCTGACAAAAACGCTTTCAGCATTGTCTGGTCCTGAGAAAGGACGGCAGCAATATACAGTTCTTGTGAACTGAAGTCCACTGAAAGTAGAACGTATCCAGGTGGAGCGACAAACCCTCCTCTTGCTGTTAGTGAAAGCCTGACAGTTGTACCACCTGCTTTTATTGCTTCTGTGGTTTGATTCAATGCATCCTCCAGTGATTAACGTTGTGTTAACGCACGACCAAGCCTGGTTAATCGATAAGGCTTCTCAGTTATTAAACGTTTTGAAATTAACAACTTCAATAACTGATGAATCTGCTTACGATTAAACCTGGTTTCTAATGCCTTATAAGGCAAAACTAGCTTGTTGTCGGTACCAAATGCACGAAGAACAACTAGCTCTTCTTCACTCACTGGTGTAAACCCTAGCATTTTCTTTTTCCTTTATTCGAAGGTCTACCTTATCGATAGTCGCTAGTAGCGCAGCTTTAACTGCGTACCATTGTTCTAAGGTCAAGTCACCAAGCTCATCTAAGTTAATAAAAGTCTCTACGCTTTGCATGGCGGCACCCAATCAGGAATAAGAGATTCGTAGTTTGCGGAGCTAGGGAAAAGTTTTTCCCGCTCTCGTTCAATCTCGACATACGTTCTAGCAGATACGTTCTGCAGATTGGGTCCACTAGACGAACTACGTCCAGTGGCAGCACCGAGAACGTCTAATCGGGAGTGGATACATCCAGTGAGAGGATTGATGTGACTTCTCAAATCCATCGAGTAAAGCTTGCGTAACTGCTTATACTCAATGACCAACTTCGCAAGTTCAGAAGCTTGTACTGCCTCGCATTCGGAATAATCAAGGATTTGTCGGTACAATTCCTCTTCATCCTGGTCAACAAACTCGGTTGCTCCCTCTTTTGCTATCTCTTCTGTTAAGTCAATAAATCTCTCTAAGACTTGCGTTTGAGAGTTATCTAGCTCTAAGCCCACTTGTTTATTAATTAACTCTTTTAGAATTTGAGGGTTGTTAAGAGCTTTGTACGATCGCTGAGTAGGTAACTTCGTGTCTCCCCAAAAAGAAGGCTCAGTATCTAACCCAAACTTTACGCACAACTTACTAGCAACTGTAGTTAAAGCTCCTTCTCCGGTGCTTGGGTCCTGGATAGATTTTTGAATTTGGTCAAAGATTTCACGCGAAGCTGGCAACCCGTTGTATTCCATCTCAGCAGCTACTACTGCCATCTTCATTTCTAATGGCAAGATAGCACTCATGCCTAATCCATGTGAACCTTCAACCCCATCAGCAAGAATTGGACTGTAAGGTAACGGGTCACAGATGACCTTCAAAAACAAGTCATGTAAATCAAACAGATACTTAACGTCGTTAGCTGCGTACTTCAACTTATCAAAAACCCAGTATTTATAACCCTCTGACTCTCGATTAGTAAAATCTGGACGTGCATACCAGTCTGTCGTCTGTTCTGCACCTTTTCCTACCAGGTTAATACCTAAGTAATCTCGGCATAGGTCTGCTAACGTATGCCCACACAATTTACCGTATTTACTACCTGTGGCATTTGTTATTAACTTCGCCATCAGTCTAGTACACCAGAGGTTTGAAGGTACTATGCCGTAGTGTCGCTTAAGGAACTTTCCGTCGAACTGAGCGTTATGAAAGATCAGTTTTTTACGGGACACGAGTAAATCATGCATTAGCTGCGGATTATACCCGTTACGTTCTAGAAGAAGAATGTCAAACACGATAGGCACATCGTCTCTGCCCTGTAAAGTTAGCACACTTATCCTTCCTGTATGAGGGTCTAATGCACTCGCTCCTTTTAGGTGACGATATTGAGGTAAAGTATACGTCTCTGAATCCCCTGCTAATTCCTCAAAGGATTCTAGATGGTCAACGAAAAGACAGTACTCATCACGTTCTGTAACATAAACGAACTCATCTTTACTCATATGAGGTGATAAACGAATTAGGTGCAACAACTTCTGGTATAGAGCTAATAAGACTTGTACTATCTGCCCTTACTTTGTCTCGTACAGTTTGGAAATCATCTGTTTCTGAGGCTTGTGCGGCTTGCTGAACCTTCTCATCACGTTCTATTTGCAAGTCAGCAAGTCTAGCTTCAAACCATATCTGGGCAAATACACAACCTTGAAGATTTTTTATTAACTCCTCTTGCTGACTACGTAACCTAACTTCAATAGCTTTTAACTGATTAATCTGCTCAGTGTATTCTTCAATTAGTAAAGTCTCTCTCACAGTAAACTCCGTAAATGAAATGCCTCGATTAGAAAATTCTAATCGAGGCTAGCCACTACCACCAAGCTCACTATCCTATATAGGAAGCGTGATTAGGTGGTCGTATAATTTGTTGAAAATCTCTGGGTTGGCTTTTAGGAAAGCAGTAACGCTATCGATGCCTTGTCCAATTTTGGACTCTACTCCATATTGAGTTGCAACTTCGTCGCTGAATTTATACCAGGACCCAGATCTGTTGACCAGTCCGGCATAGACTAGTTCTCCAGCTAACACGTCTTCAGGAACAATGCCATCTGCTTTATAGATGTTTACGTCAACACTTTCCCGTACAGAACCATTGGTGTGATTTTTTTGGATTTTTACTTGAGTAATTTGACCTTTAATAAATCCATCTTTAGTTTTGATAGCTTCCTTCTTCATAAGTTGAAGCCGCAAAGATGGCATGTGCCTTGCTCCATGCCCACCTGGAGTTCCAGTGGAATTGTGCACATTGATTCCGTACAAGTTGCCAGCAAAATAATTGTGAGTATCCGCCACTTCCAGATCGTACATTGTTTGCTCACCAATATTGGCTTTTGAAACCCCTGTAATAGTCAGGTGGCGAGGTACAACTTGTTGGTCTATCAACCAAGTTTTAGGAGTGTTTAAGCGCTCAACTTCTAAATGCAAAGCATCCTGAGCAAACGTTGGTACCCAATCCTTAATAAGTTCTGATAACTTCTTAAAGGCATTTTGAGTGAGAAGAATCCCTTCTTGGCTAGACACGATGAGAATTTCAGATGCCTCGCACTCTATGAAATCTACCCACATTTTGTGGGCACGTTCTGTATCTGCCTTAGCTCGATACTGCTTAAATAGATGGTCGAGCCTGATGAAAAAGGTATTTTGGTCTGTCGATAGTTTTGGCTTTACTACGTTTGCTACAAACCAGGCAGTTGCCATCTGTGGGGTTAAACCCAACTGTCGAGGTATAGTTCTAACTAGTTTATGAGATGGATCAGCAATGTAATATTGCTTTTTGAATATTGCCATCTCCTCGTCTTGCCGAGAACGTCGCATAACTCGGTTGTTATGCTCATTTGTTCTCAGCTCTAGTAGTTCTTCTAGAAGTGAATTAATCCACTCATTAAACCTTGGGTCAAGATTACTTGCGGTGTAGCAAAGTCTTGCTGTGCCAAGTTTAGTTTGTTCCAAATAGAACAAGCCTGAGAGCAATAAACCGTGTAACAATCCATACCCATCTGGGCTTGCAGTAATAGAAGTATACGCAGATGTGACAACATCATCCGGTTTTAACTGAGCAGATGGTAGATCACCCCGATTAATGGTAGGGACTATATGATCGTGCGTAGTTACTAAACGTCCAGGCATTTCTAAAAACTGAACAGCAATCCAATCTTTAGACTTACCGTTGATAAACCAGTTGGTGACTGGTTTTGAAACAATTTTACCCGTATCTATGTCTTTAGACAGTACATTTACTGAAAGTTTTTCTCTAACTACGGTTTCTATCGATTTTCGGGTTCCATCACTTAACGAGATTTTCATACTTGCTGGAAGACATCCACCCCCTGGACCACCAATACTAGACCGGATTTGGTTTGTAAAAACTAGAATACCCTGGTTGTCGTCTACTACTGGCACGAGCAAACTTTTAGCGTGGTTAATAAATCGGGAGAGGTAAGCAACACCTCTGGACTCGTCAATGCTTTTAGCCAAAATGTCAGATGGAACTAATGCTTCTATTGAGTCTAGAAAAGCAATTCTATGCTCACCTGATTTGAAAAATTCGATTAGAATTTCTATCGCTTCTTCGGCTGTAGGTGGCTTAGCATAGAAAAAATCGGATAGTTGAAATCTTTCCCTAGTGTTATTTGAGAAAGCTTTCCTCTCCATATCTAAGTACATTCCGATCCAACCTTGCTTTTGGGCGGCACTTAGAATTGCAAAACAAGTACTGCTTTTGCCTGCGTCAGGTCCACCATAAATCTCTGTGATTCTACCGATAGGTAACCCACCACCCAATGTTCTATCCAGTGAAATAATATTTGTACGTAAAAATTTGAGTTTAGGGTAGTCTCCAAACTTTACGTAACTCTGTTTAGCAAATAAATTTTGAACTGTACTAATTTCAGATAGCTCTACCATGTTTTCTCACGAGAATGTTAAAAAATACTATTCTTACGAACAGCCGTATTTCACTTGAAGTAATGCAAGATAGTCAGCTGTGACAGTAAAGCTCTCTTGTACTTCGCGTGTGACCACTTTTATTAATGCTTCTAGCGTTTGTCTTACTCTAAGCAAAACAACTTGTCTGCTTTCTTCGTAAGACAGGTCATACGTCTCTTGCAGACGTAAGGCAAAAGTATCTATTATTGCTAAATTTTTAGAAATGTTCAGGACATAAAGCAACAACTCTAAGCTTTCAAGTAAGTCCTCAGATAACCAATACCGAACATTTGACATTAATGCTCGGTCAATTGTTCGGTATTCCTGGGTAGCTATATCACTAGCTAAAAGTATAACTTCCCCAATGGTTCGATTTCCTGTAAGAAGAATGGCTCTTAAACTTTCTAATAAACGCAATAATTCAGGCTGTTCGTACTCAAAGTTTATTAACTGGTCAATAATTTTGTCGGAGGTTCTTGTTGATGTTTTCATGTTCGTGCATGGTAATATCGCCTACTCCTGCATAGCAGCAATCCCTCTTTCGGCTAAAGAAAGAAGGTTAGAGTAAGCGTCTAAAGTCAGAATTACAACTGTTTCAGACTGTTTTTCCACGGTAACCACCCAGGTGGTGATTCCCTGCGCACGACCTTTTTCAAACTCAGCGCTGCTGATGCCAAAACTACGACCAGTAATCCGTAGTTTTGCGTCAGCACGAAAGTAACTATCTAATATTGAAAAGTCCCCGTCTCCAAATATAGCTCCAGATTTCGAGGTTTTTTGAATTATCTTGTTTTTTATTTTATCTTCATTCTTCAGCCCCCTTTTTGTGAACCTACTGTTAGGGGATTCTTTACGTCTTGATTTTATAGCCACTTTCTCAGACTTAACTGTTTTGCGGTGATCTTCTAAAAACTCTTGATGCGGGTGTTTAAGTAACTCAGACTCAACGACGGGGTTATATAAAAGCTTACCCGTCAGTTTTCCATTACCTGCACTACATATATTACAGAGCCTTAAACGGTTTTTACAATTTTGGTAAAAATCGACTGGGCAGCGTTCTAATTGCATACATATACTCTGTTACTTTGAGTTAGCCTAAACTAAACAATTTGGTGGGCTATGAGCTATCTTTTGACGGGAACTGCTAGTGTACAAGCGTTGTCCGGCGCACAAGATTTTCAGACTTTAGTAAAGTACTCCCTGTCTGCCTTAGAGGTAGACAGCAGCCTAGTCATTCCGGTCACACTTGCACCTAATACTCCATTCACTATTCCCCTGACTTCCTTACAGGAAGTGCAAGTCATTGTAGTCAAGTCAAAGACCGTTACACCTGTTGAAGTAAGCCTGTTCCAAACCACCGGAGTTGATACTTGGACAGGACTTCCTTCGCAATTTCAAATGTTTGTAAGATCAGATGCAGTCGTTGTTACTCAACTTAAACTTAGGAGTACTGCTGTAACTGCCGTGGAGGTAATCGTAGCTGGTAAATTCACTTAGAAACATTAAACGTCTGTTTAATAGTTTTTCGAGTAGTTTCTGTTGCTAATGAGATACATTCATTTATTTCTTTTTTTGTCAAGCTAGCGTAAAAATTCTTTGCGAATTCTCGACAGTCTTCCAATAACAATACGTGATTTAAGTCATAAGGTACTCTTGAGTCTGTTTGTAGGTATCGGAAACCACATACAAAGGCTGCTGCTGCAACCACACTTTTTGGGTGTGATAAGACTAGTCCATAACTTAAATCTGGAAAATAATCCCCAAACACGTCATCCACTTGTTGCCACCGAAACTCATCCGTGGTTAGCCAACAACATAATGCCGTGGGTAAATTTACTCTGTCTGCATCTGCTTCCATCAATCTACAGATTAACAAACCTTCTGGATTACCTGCCATTTGACGTTCTTCGGAAGTTTCAGTCGCGACTTTTGACACTACTAGCTGCATTAGATAAAAACATTCAAAATACTTTTGCAAAACAAATTTATTACTGGGTAGATGATACAAACCACCCTTATCATTTCTCGCCCAACTGGTTTCTTCAGGGCGTAAAAACAGGATGCCTTGTCTTTGAGAAAGGCAAATATCTACAAAGAATTGCCGCATAACGGACCACCGACTCATCTCTTGGAACTTATCAAGTAGATGATCTAACTGATTCTGATTCTCCATGAAGACGAATGAAAGATAACGACAACAAAAACAGATTCAAATTAACCTGTGATCAGAAAAAACTGGCGCAAAGTATCTGGCAAAACGACATTACTCTGGCGTTTGGAAGTGCTGGTACGGGTAAGACCGCAACCACACTGCAAACTTTTTTGGATCTTATGTCACACAATCACATCAATAAAATTGTTTGTGTGCGTTTGATAAGTGACACCTTTGACGAGCATCTTGGCGCTTTACCAGGAGATAAAGACGAAAAACTAACTCCCTTTCTTGGTCCATTAATGGACAACCTTACTCAATTATTAAAGCCAGGACCATTAGAATACCTTCTAAACAAGAATCAAATAGAAGTTATCCCTGTTAGTCACGTCCGAGGACGTACCTTTTTTCAATGCGGAGTGATCGTTGATGAATGTCAGAACATGTCTGACGAAATGATCTTGACGATCGCTACTCGTATTGGAGAAGGAAGCCGTATGGTTTTCTGCGGTGACCCGATGCAGAGAGATTTCAGAGGACGAAATGGGATAGCCTATGCCTGTCGTCTATTTAATAACATTGAAGGTGTTGGTGTCGTACATCTACCAGACCAAAATATTTGCCGCCATCCTTTAATCAAAGACATTCTAAAACAAGCTAAGGCACTTGCTGCAAATGAAGTAGAAACTAGTAAATAATCGAGTACGCAGCAAACCTTATTAAAGATTTGAATGGAGGGGACTACATTCCCCTCCGTTTTAATGTTAATTGAAAAAATCAAGTCACGGCTTCAAACTCCTACTTTACTGGAAGACGTAGCTTCAGAATTTAAGATTTCACCGGGGGCAGCTCTAGATATTGCCTTTTCCCTTGGAGCGAAGTTGGCAGACAGTACCCTGAGCTTTAATAAAAGCTCGTTACTCCTTGGTCTTCAAAAACAAAATAGAGAGTTAAAGCAAGAGCTTTTAGAGCAAACAAGACTTAATAAACTAATAAGCCTTGAGTTAGAAGCCGCTGAAAGTAGAAATCATCTACTAGACACACTTCATACAAATAGTGGAGGTCCTACTCTAAAAATTCCTGCTACTGATTTAGAAGAAGCAACTGCAATCATCCTCGCCTCAGATTGGCATGTGGGTGAAAGAGTTGACCGTAAAACCACTAATGGGTTAAATGAGTTTAATCCTGATATAGCTACTAAACGAGCTGGCAAGTTCTTTGCAAACGCTTGCAAATTGATAGAAAAGGAAAGACATAGCGTTCCGATTAACCACGCTATTCTATGGCTTGGTGGTGACCTGATCACAGGGTATATACACGAAGAGCTACAAGAATCAAACTACTTATCTCCTGTTGAAGAAAGTTTACTAGTTCAAGATCTAGTAAGTGATGGTATTTCTTACTTATTAAAATACGTCGATAAAATAACAGTTATTTGCTCCTACGGAAATCACGGTCGTACCGAGAAGAAAAAGCGGATTAGCACAGGAGCTAAAAATAGCTATGAATGGTTACTTTATCAACAATTAGCGCACAGAATCAAATCGGTGGACTGGCATGTGGGAAGTGGATACTTCTCTTATTTACAACTTTACGACCAAGTAATCCGCTTTCATCATGGTGACGGGATTAAGTATCACGGAGGTATCGGAGGGGTAACAGTTCCACTTATTAAATTTGTTAATCGTTGTAACACACAAACTAAAGCGACATTAGATGTAGTGGGACATTTTCACACTCTTACTTTTCATAACCAGTTTATTGTAAACGGGTCTTTAATTGGCATGACTCCTTACGCAATGCAGATTGGTTGCTCGTATGAAAGACCACAACAAGGGTTTCTGGTTGTAGAACAAAAGCATGGAATAACCAGTCAGGCTCCTATTCTGGTTGAAGACTGATTTTTTTGCGTTTATGCGCTCCAAATATCTGAGCACATAAGCGTTGAAAGAGCTTCTTAAAGTAGGGCTGTTCTGCATTTTGCCCTACTATGCCTATTAATTTACCTGACCTTCGGCTTGGTCTGAAACAAGTTAACACAGGACTTGCTCCAAACGATGGTCAGGGGGAAGACTTAAGAAGTGCTTTTGATAAGGTTAACTTCAACACAAACATCTTAGCCAACATGGTTGGCGAAGCACTTACTAACACTAAAGATTATTGGGTATCTACTAGTGGAGTTGATACCAACAATGGATTAACTGAAGGGACCGCTTTTCGAACAATTAGTAAAGCCGTATCCACCATTTATAAAGACCTGAAACTTAGTGGGCAGCAGGCAACTATCAATTTAATGCCTGGTGACTACGTTGAATCTATTCTTATTAATGGTTTACCTGATGGGGCTTATGGAGTAAATGCTCCTATTAGAATTCGTAAAGCAGCTGGACAAGCCGGAACTGTTTATTGGTCTTTCAATCCTGCTAATCACAATTACGCTTTAAGAATCAGTGGCGGAGCTAGGGTGCTACTAGATGGTATTCATTTTCGTACCTCTGTCCCAGGTTCTCTCAATGCAGGTAAACATTTAATAGATGTACTTTCTAGTTCTAGCCTTTGGCTTGGTTCCTGTGAATTTGCGTTGATGGGAGCAACTACCCTTAATGATGCCGTACACATTTATGTGTACAACGACTCGGAGCTTCAGCTACAAAAGGCGTACACAATCAAGGGAGGGGGCACAACTCATATTTATGTTGGAGATGGCTCAAAAGTTTGGAGTCCTCCATCAACAGGTGACCCTAAAATTTGTACGTTGGATGGCACAGTCGAATTTCGTGAATTCATTCAGGTTCGAGGACGCTCTGA is a window of Leptolyngbyaceae cyanobacterium JSC-12 DNA encoding:
- a CDS encoding RecA/RadA recombinase (IMG reference gene:2510094414~PFAM: recA bacterial DNA recombination protein~TIGRFAM: intein N-terminal splicing region; intein C-terminal splicing region); its protein translation is MVELSEISTVQNLFAKQSYVKFGDYPKLKFLRTNIISLDRTLGGGLPIGRITEIYGGPDAGKSSTCFAILSAAQKQGWIGMYLDMERKAFSNNTRERFQLSDFFYAKPPTAEEAIEILIEFFKSGEHRIAFLDSIEALVPSDILAKSIDESRGVAYLSRFINHAKSLLVPVVDDNQGILVFTNQIRSSIGGPGGGCLPASMKISLSDGTRKSIETVVREKLSVNVLSKDIDTGKIVSKPVTNWFINGKSKDWIAVQFLEMPGRLVTTHDHIVPTINRGDLPSAQLKPDDVVTSAYTSITASPDGYGLLHGLLLSGLFYLEQTKLGTARLCYTASNLDPRFNEWINSLLEELLELRTNEHNNRVMRRSRQDEEMAIFKKQYYIADPSHKLVRTIPRQLGLTPQMATAWFVANVVKPKLSTDQNTFFIRLDHLFKQYRAKADTERAHKMWVDFIECEASEILIVSSQEGILLTQNAFKKLSELIKDWVPTFAQDALHLEVERLNTPKTWLIDQQVVPRHLTITGVSKANIGEQTMYDLEVADTHNYFAGNLYGINVHNSTGTPGGHGARHMPSLRLQLMKKEAIKTKDGFIKGQITQVKIQKNHTNGSVRESVDVNIYKADGIVPEDVLAGELVYAGLVNRSGSWYKFSDEVATQYGVESKIGQGIDSVTAFLKANPEIFNKLYDHLITLPI
- a CDS encoding hypothetical protein (IMG reference gene:2510094415): MKTSTRTSDKIIDQLINFEYEQPELLRLLESLRAILLTGNRTIGEVILLASDIATQEYRTIDRALMSNVRYWLSEDLLESLELLLYVLNISKNLAIIDTFALRLQETYDLSYEESRQVVLLRVRQTLEALIKVVTREVQESFTVTADYLALLQVKYGCS
- a CDS encoding hypothetical protein (IMG reference gene:2510094416) yields the protein MQLERCPVDFYQNCKNRLRLCNICSAGNGKLTGKLLYNPVVESELLKHPHQEFLEDHRKTVKSEKVAIKSRRKESPNSRFTKRGLKNEDKIKNKIIQKTSKSGAIFGDGDFSILDSYFRADAKLRITGRSFGISSAEFEKGRAQGITTWVVTVEKQSETVVILTLDAYSNLLSLAERGIAAMQE
- a CDS encoding hypothetical protein (IMG reference gene:2510094417) encodes the protein MSYLLTGTASVQALSGAQDFQTLVKYSLSALEVDSSLVIPVTLAPNTPFTIPLTSLQEVQVIVVKSKTVTPVEVSLFQTTGVDTWTGLPSQFQMFVRSDAVVVTQLKLRSTAVTAVEVIVAGKFT
- a CDS encoding hypothetical protein (IMG reference gene:2510094418), yielding MENQNQLDHLLDKFQEMSRWSVMRQFFVDICLSQRQGILFLRPEETSWARNDKGGLYHLPSNKFVLQKYFECFYLMQLVVSKVATETSEERQMAGNPEGLLICRLMEADADRVNLPTALCCWLTTDEFRWQQVDDVFGDYFPDLSYGLVLSHPKSVVAAAAFVCGFRYLQTDSRVPYDLNHVLLLEDCREFAKNFYASLTKKEINECISLATETTRKTIKQTFNVSK
- a CDS encoding hypothetical protein (IMG reference gene:2510094420), with translation MEGTTFPSVLMLIEKIKSRLQTPTLLEDVASEFKISPGAALDIAFSLGAKLADSTLSFNKSSLLLGLQKQNRELKQELLEQTRLNKLISLELEAAESRNHLLDTLHTNSGGPTLKIPATDLEEATAIILASDWHVGERVDRKTTNGLNEFNPDIATKRAGKFFANACKLIEKERHSVPINHAILWLGGDLITGYIHEELQESNYLSPVEESLLVQDLVSDGISYLLKYVDKITVICSYGNHGRTEKKKRISTGAKNSYEWLLYQQLAHRIKSVDWHVGSGYFSYLQLYDQVIRFHHGDGIKYHGGIGGVTVPLIKFVNRCNTQTKATLDVVGHFHTLTFHNQFIVNGSLIGMTPYAMQIGCSYERPQQGFLVVEQKHGITSQAPILVED